One Triticum dicoccoides isolate Atlit2015 ecotype Zavitan chromosome 4B, WEW_v2.0, whole genome shotgun sequence genomic window carries:
- the LOC119294611 gene encoding uncharacterized protein LOC119294611 isoform X2, giving the protein MAAPPPPPPALPDDVVVEEILLRLPPDDPGCLFRASLVCKAWRNAVSHPRFRRRYIGLHRHRAPPVLGFLHDWEDGGIPDFFPTTASPFSLAAPDRRFWRPVDCRHGRALFLSDRRQETQELLLWEPITGARRGIPVPAAFRCQWPAAAVFCTADWCDHRDCAGGPFGVVFLFAVEQDRHVVTSVCLYSSETGTWGKLNSRQDEFTMEFQNHSSVLVGRSRLYFLSDGGTILEYNLDSGVLAVLDRPPDDYGRGRQRFNLMLAEDGGLGVAEAIDFQLILWKREASDGTDARWVLSRIVDMDSFFDPVTLAPVLGFAEGANAIFVKTIYSLFMVELQSEQAKIVCSSPGFCNLIPVVGFYTPHSRLQVPGGEHHSPAPWLKQLGRGGQQGVWEEKSLEWAQVLFDEGCMAINEKDLAYTADCFRHVLEIRVRHYGGLAPECANTFYHYGGALLCKAREAANRSGTNLRGKGQTDGNMTGDGDDSDLDLAWKMLNTARVIVAKSPEKTMEKVNILNALAEISMTREDRDKSIGYYFEALAILEHLVGPDHFRIVDLNLRIGLASKVGDAIRYSTKAISLCMSHIHNLEIAKEALLADIHNLKIAKEALLADIHNLKIAKEALLVIKTLEHLLLKDTQESRLWKMIYLTLLECRLESRRSLKN; this is encoded by the exons ATggcagcaccgccgccgccgccgccggcgctccCGGACGACGTCGTCGTCGAagagatcctcctccgcctcccgcccgACGACCCAGGTTGTCTCTTCCGCGCCTCCCTCGTCTGCAAGGCCTGGAGGAACGCCGTCTCCCATCCCCGCTTCCGCCGCCGCTACATCGggctccaccgccaccgggcaCCCCCCGTGCTCGGCTTCCTCCACGACTGGGAAGACGGGGGCATCCCAGACTTCTTCCCCACCACCGCCTCGCCCTTCTCCCTCGCCGCTCCAGACCGCCGGTTCTGGCGCCCCGTCGACTGCCGCCATGGCCGCGCCCTCTTCCTCTCCGACCGCCGCCAGGAAACTCAGGAACTCCTCTTGTGGGAGCCAATCACGGGCGCCCGTCGGGGCATACCGGTGCCCGCGGCGTTCAGGTGCCAGTGGCCGGCCGCGGCAGTGTTCTGCACAGCGGACTGGTGCGACCACCGCGACTGTGCAGGAGGTCCCTTCGGCGTGGTCTTCCTCTTCGCCGTCGAACAAGACCGGCACGTTGTCACATCGGTGTGCTTGTACTCGTCGGAGACTGGCACATGGGGCAAGCTGAACTCGAGGCAAGATGAGTTCACCATGGAATTTCAGAACCATTCCAGCGTGCTGGTTGGGAGGTCTCGGCTCTACTTCCTGTCCGACGGTGGGACGATCCTGGAGTACAATTTGGACAGTGGTGTACTGGCTGTGTTGGATAGACCACCTGACGATTACGGCAGGGGCCGCCAAAGATTTAACCTCATGCTGGCGGAGGATGGTGGACTGGGGGTTGCCGAAGCCATTGATTTTCAGCTCATATTGTGGAAAAGGGAGGCGAGTGATGGCACTGATGCACGATGGGTGCTGAGCCGGATCGTCGACATGGACAGTTTCTTCGACCCAGTCACACTTGCTCCAGTGTTGGGCTTTGCGGAGGGAGCAAATGCTATTTTTGTGAAAACTATCTATAGCCTCTTCATGGTTGAGCTACAGTCGGAGCAGGCGAAAATTGTGTGTTCTAGTCCTGGCTTCTGTAATTTGATTCCAGTTGTCGGCTTCTACACTCCACATTCTAGGCTCCAAGTGCCCGGTGGTGAACACCACAGCCCAGCGCCGTGGCTGAAACAACTGGGAAGGGGTGGTCAGCAAGGGGTCTGGGAGGAGAAATCACTAGAATGGGCGCAGGTGCTGTTTGATGAGGGGTGCATGGCTATCAATGAGAAGGACTTGGCCTACACGGCTGACTGCTTCAGACATGTTCTCGAGATCAG GGTTCGACATTATGGAGGCCTTGCTCCTGAGTGTGCTAACACGTTTTACCATTATGGAGGTGCCTTGTTATGCAAAGCTCGGGAGGCAGCCAATCGTTCAG GGACAAACTTGCGTGGCAAAGGTCAGACGGATGGGAACATGACAGgcgatggagatgattctgatttGGATTTGGCCTGGAAAATGTTGAATACTGCAAGGGTGATAGTTGCCAAGAGTCCAGAGAAGACAATGGAGAAGGTTAATATATTGAATGCTCTAGCTGAAATCTCCATGACAAGAG AGGACAGAGACAAATCAATCGGTTACTACTTCGAAGCTTTAGCGATCTTGGAACATTTGGTTGGGCCTGACCATTTTCGAATTGTCGATCT AAACCTCCGCATAGGTTTGGCATCCAAGGTTGGAGATGCAATCAGATATAGTACAAAGGCTATTTCATTATGCATGTCGCATATACATAATCTGGAAATTGCCAAGGAAGCTTTGTTGGCTGATATACATAATCTGAAAATTGCCAAGGAAGCTTTGTTGGCTGATATACATAATCTGAAAATTGCCAAGGAAGCTTTGTTGGTGATAAAGACCTTAGAGCATCTGCTGCTAAAGGACACTCAGGAAAGTCGACTCTGGAAGATGATATATCTTACCTTGCTAGAATGTCGTCTCGAGTCCAGAAGAAG CTTGAAGAACTGA
- the LOC119294611 gene encoding uncharacterized protein LOC119294611 isoform X1: protein MAAPPPPPPALPDDVVVEEILLRLPPDDPGCLFRASLVCKAWRNAVSHPRFRRRYIGLHRHRAPPVLGFLHDWEDGGIPDFFPTTASPFSLAAPDRRFWRPVDCRHGRALFLSDRRQETQELLLWEPITGARRGIPVPAAFRCQWPAAAVFCTADWCDHRDCAGGPFGVVFLFAVEQDRHVVTSVCLYSSETGTWGKLNSRQDEFTMEFQNHSSVLVGRSRLYFLSDGGTILEYNLDSGVLAVLDRPPDDYGRGRQRFNLMLAEDGGLGVAEAIDFQLILWKREASDGTDARWVLSRIVDMDSFFDPVTLAPVLGFAEGANAIFVKTIYSLFMVELQSEQAKIVCSSPGFCNLIPVVGFYTPHSRLQVPGGEHHSPAPWLKQLGRGGQQGVWEEKSLEWAQVLFDEGCMAINEKDLAYTADCFRHVLEIRVRHYGGLAPECANTFYHYGGALLCKAREAANRSGNVSKRAPNEEGTNLRGKGQTDGNMTGDGDDSDLDLAWKMLNTARVIVAKSPEKTMEKVNILNALAEISMTREDRDKSIGYYFEALAILEHLVGPDHFRIVDLNLRIGLASKVGDAIRYSTKAISLCMSHIHNLEIAKEALLADIHNLKIAKEALLADIHNLKIAKEALLVIKTLEHLLLKDTQESRLWKMIYLTLLECRLESRRSLKN from the exons ATggcagcaccgccgccgccgccgccggcgctccCGGACGACGTCGTCGTCGAagagatcctcctccgcctcccgcccgACGACCCAGGTTGTCTCTTCCGCGCCTCCCTCGTCTGCAAGGCCTGGAGGAACGCCGTCTCCCATCCCCGCTTCCGCCGCCGCTACATCGggctccaccgccaccgggcaCCCCCCGTGCTCGGCTTCCTCCACGACTGGGAAGACGGGGGCATCCCAGACTTCTTCCCCACCACCGCCTCGCCCTTCTCCCTCGCCGCTCCAGACCGCCGGTTCTGGCGCCCCGTCGACTGCCGCCATGGCCGCGCCCTCTTCCTCTCCGACCGCCGCCAGGAAACTCAGGAACTCCTCTTGTGGGAGCCAATCACGGGCGCCCGTCGGGGCATACCGGTGCCCGCGGCGTTCAGGTGCCAGTGGCCGGCCGCGGCAGTGTTCTGCACAGCGGACTGGTGCGACCACCGCGACTGTGCAGGAGGTCCCTTCGGCGTGGTCTTCCTCTTCGCCGTCGAACAAGACCGGCACGTTGTCACATCGGTGTGCTTGTACTCGTCGGAGACTGGCACATGGGGCAAGCTGAACTCGAGGCAAGATGAGTTCACCATGGAATTTCAGAACCATTCCAGCGTGCTGGTTGGGAGGTCTCGGCTCTACTTCCTGTCCGACGGTGGGACGATCCTGGAGTACAATTTGGACAGTGGTGTACTGGCTGTGTTGGATAGACCACCTGACGATTACGGCAGGGGCCGCCAAAGATTTAACCTCATGCTGGCGGAGGATGGTGGACTGGGGGTTGCCGAAGCCATTGATTTTCAGCTCATATTGTGGAAAAGGGAGGCGAGTGATGGCACTGATGCACGATGGGTGCTGAGCCGGATCGTCGACATGGACAGTTTCTTCGACCCAGTCACACTTGCTCCAGTGTTGGGCTTTGCGGAGGGAGCAAATGCTATTTTTGTGAAAACTATCTATAGCCTCTTCATGGTTGAGCTACAGTCGGAGCAGGCGAAAATTGTGTGTTCTAGTCCTGGCTTCTGTAATTTGATTCCAGTTGTCGGCTTCTACACTCCACATTCTAGGCTCCAAGTGCCCGGTGGTGAACACCACAGCCCAGCGCCGTGGCTGAAACAACTGGGAAGGGGTGGTCAGCAAGGGGTCTGGGAGGAGAAATCACTAGAATGGGCGCAGGTGCTGTTTGATGAGGGGTGCATGGCTATCAATGAGAAGGACTTGGCCTACACGGCTGACTGCTTCAGACATGTTCTCGAGATCAG GGTTCGACATTATGGAGGCCTTGCTCCTGAGTGTGCTAACACGTTTTACCATTATGGAGGTGCCTTGTTATGCAAAGCTCGGGAGGCAGCCAATCGTTCAGGTAATGTTTCAAAGCGTGCACCAAATGAAGAAG GGACAAACTTGCGTGGCAAAGGTCAGACGGATGGGAACATGACAGgcgatggagatgattctgatttGGATTTGGCCTGGAAAATGTTGAATACTGCAAGGGTGATAGTTGCCAAGAGTCCAGAGAAGACAATGGAGAAGGTTAATATATTGAATGCTCTAGCTGAAATCTCCATGACAAGAG AGGACAGAGACAAATCAATCGGTTACTACTTCGAAGCTTTAGCGATCTTGGAACATTTGGTTGGGCCTGACCATTTTCGAATTGTCGATCT AAACCTCCGCATAGGTTTGGCATCCAAGGTTGGAGATGCAATCAGATATAGTACAAAGGCTATTTCATTATGCATGTCGCATATACATAATCTGGAAATTGCCAAGGAAGCTTTGTTGGCTGATATACATAATCTGAAAATTGCCAAGGAAGCTTTGTTGGCTGATATACATAATCTGAAAATTGCCAAGGAAGCTTTGTTGGTGATAAAGACCTTAGAGCATCTGCTGCTAAAGGACACTCAGGAAAGTCGACTCTGGAAGATGATATATCTTACCTTGCTAGAATGTCGTCTCGAGTCCAGAAGAAG CTTGAAGAACTGA
- the LOC119294612 gene encoding transcription factor bHLH25-like isoform X1 — translation MDDLALFMEWAMDSLEQEHPDPVVVVSGDSGDAAFPSLQALREQRLVFEELITGANPASSGSSGETTDGSGGYGGNFSSPAAMEHDVWPLSPNSARCAPRLCRNGAGTSLPVMSWNFSALPASDGTLDSGSAGPVVPETGSQPTRRAAARSPTGTGPVSSGPPYAQDHIMAERKRREKINQRFIELSTVNPGLKKIHIRIRLIQMDKATILSDATRHVKELQEKIKALEAATGRGSRSIETVVLVKKPCYAAVADENGSPSSASSGAPASRNPLPEIEVRFSETGVMVRILCAAAKGVVVRVLSEVEEGLHLTVTHANVMPFTACTVIIIITAKVDDGFTVTAEEIVGRLNSVVELHSSCTSTEEK, via the exons ATGGACGACTTGGCCCTGTTCATGGAATGGGCCATGGACTCGCTGGAGCAGGAGCACCCAGACCCAGTGGTGGTCGTTAGTGGCGACTCCGGCGACGCAGCCTTCCCCTCGCTTCAGGCGCTCCGTGAGCAGCGTCTCGTCTTCGAAGAGCTGATTACGGGAGCCAATCCGGCAAGCAGCGGGAGCTCCGGCGAAACCACAGACGGCAGCGGAGGCTATGGTGGCAATTTCTCGTCCCCGGCGGCCATGGAGCACGACGTCTGGCCCCTGTCCCCGAACTCGGCCAGGTGCGCTCCGAGGCTTTGCAGGAACGGTGCGGGCACCAGCCTTCCCGTGATGAGCTGGAATTTCTCCGCGCTGCCGGCCAGTGACGGTACACTGGACAGCGGCAGCGCCGGACCTGTCGTCCCGGAGACGGGGTCGCAGCCCACGAGGAGGGCCGCCGCAAGGAGCCCCACCGGCACCGGGCCCGTGTCGTCGGGGCCGCCGTACGCGCAGGACCATATCATGGCGGAGCGCAAGCGCCGCGAGAAGATTAACCAGCGCTTCATCGAGCTCTCCACCGTCAACCCCGGCCTCAAGAAG ATCCATATACGTATACGATTGATTCAGATGGACAAGGCGACGATCCTTTCCGACGCGACGAGGCACGTCAAGGAGCtgcaggagaagatcaaggccctcGAGGCAGCCACCGGCCGCGGCAGCAGGAGCATCGAGACCGTGGTACTCGTCAAGAAGCCCTGCTACGCCGCCGTTGCAGACGAAAACGGCTCGCCctcgtcggcgtcgtcgggggcgcCGGCTTCGAGGAACCCACTGCCGGAGATCGAGGTGCGGTTCTCGGAGACCGGCGTGATGGTGAGGATCCTGTGCGCCGCCGCCAAGGGGGTGGTGGTGAGGGTGCTGTCGGAGGTGGAGGAGGGGCTCCACCTCACCGTCACCCACGCCAATGTCATGCCCTTCACGGCCTGCACTGTCATCATAATCATCACGGCCAAG GTGGATGATGGCTTCACCGTTACAGCAGAGGAGATCGTAGGAAGACTCAACTCTGTGGTGGAATTGCATAGCAGCTGCACTTCTACCGAAGAAAAATGA
- the LOC119294612 gene encoding transcription factor bHLH25-like isoform X2: protein MDDLALFMEWAMDSLEQEHPDPVVVVSGDSGDAAFPSLQALREQRLVFEELITGANPASSGSSGETTDGSGGYGGNFSSPAAMEHDVWPLSPNSARCAPRLCRNGAGTSLPVMSWNFSALPASDGTLDSGSAGPVVPETGSQPTRRAAARSPTGTGPVSSGPPYAQDHIMAERKRREKINQRFIELSTVNPGLKKMDKATILSDATRHVKELQEKIKALEAATGRGSRSIETVVLVKKPCYAAVADENGSPSSASSGAPASRNPLPEIEVRFSETGVMVRILCAAAKGVVVRVLSEVEEGLHLTVTHANVMPFTACTVIIIITAKVDDGFTVTAEEIVGRLNSVVELHSSCTSTEEK from the exons ATGGACGACTTGGCCCTGTTCATGGAATGGGCCATGGACTCGCTGGAGCAGGAGCACCCAGACCCAGTGGTGGTCGTTAGTGGCGACTCCGGCGACGCAGCCTTCCCCTCGCTTCAGGCGCTCCGTGAGCAGCGTCTCGTCTTCGAAGAGCTGATTACGGGAGCCAATCCGGCAAGCAGCGGGAGCTCCGGCGAAACCACAGACGGCAGCGGAGGCTATGGTGGCAATTTCTCGTCCCCGGCGGCCATGGAGCACGACGTCTGGCCCCTGTCCCCGAACTCGGCCAGGTGCGCTCCGAGGCTTTGCAGGAACGGTGCGGGCACCAGCCTTCCCGTGATGAGCTGGAATTTCTCCGCGCTGCCGGCCAGTGACGGTACACTGGACAGCGGCAGCGCCGGACCTGTCGTCCCGGAGACGGGGTCGCAGCCCACGAGGAGGGCCGCCGCAAGGAGCCCCACCGGCACCGGGCCCGTGTCGTCGGGGCCGCCGTACGCGCAGGACCATATCATGGCGGAGCGCAAGCGCCGCGAGAAGATTAACCAGCGCTTCATCGAGCTCTCCACCGTCAACCCCGGCCTCAAGAAG ATGGACAAGGCGACGATCCTTTCCGACGCGACGAGGCACGTCAAGGAGCtgcaggagaagatcaaggccctcGAGGCAGCCACCGGCCGCGGCAGCAGGAGCATCGAGACCGTGGTACTCGTCAAGAAGCCCTGCTACGCCGCCGTTGCAGACGAAAACGGCTCGCCctcgtcggcgtcgtcgggggcgcCGGCTTCGAGGAACCCACTGCCGGAGATCGAGGTGCGGTTCTCGGAGACCGGCGTGATGGTGAGGATCCTGTGCGCCGCCGCCAAGGGGGTGGTGGTGAGGGTGCTGTCGGAGGTGGAGGAGGGGCTCCACCTCACCGTCACCCACGCCAATGTCATGCCCTTCACGGCCTGCACTGTCATCATAATCATCACGGCCAAG GTGGATGATGGCTTCACCGTTACAGCAGAGGAGATCGTAGGAAGACTCAACTCTGTGGTGGAATTGCATAGCAGCTGCACTTCTACCGAAGAAAAATGA